The Nitrospiraceae bacterium genome includes a window with the following:
- a CDS encoding glycosyltransferase family 39 protein translates to MPSDSRHPSVAVIVLCFILALIGSLPLLSRYHFDEGWYTNAAIEMVRTGDYLTPKYADGTVRFRKPILTYWVLVASYLSLGISLFASRLPFLLAGACTLWVTYLLARSATHDRTTGILAAAILASNIQFMESASKSTPDILQCLFITTSLWGAVELLLNGRNESRWHALLYVGAGLAIATKGLLPLLLLPFLWGMARFAPSSGHDSSGLIHRGWMLAGIAVACSWFLGVLLLRGPQAISTMFDDQIGERLEGAQTFLFTNLLLYSLTPLRFFAPWLVVLGAVAVTQRDLLRSYLDQHRRLIWFVLGWLGLSILVFSLGNLMRSRYLLPTYPLLALLLADLLRQFTREEFAAYRAARLVQWLLAGSFVVGGLLTVLGARMDHRIIFGGSMVVALSSILHVLTFRRRSLPVLLTLSLTIMAGFATLEQFLKPVVVTSPADEITRRLLQLSPVPDSIAAVGLRPSVANQIRLLSGGKIMLQEFREEADETTLHQFPFMLGSRALHQAFVGLPGYEIEECGVTYPPLGFSDLWTLLATGKPREGLEKKGKPYYLIQRHAAESK, encoded by the coding sequence ATGCCATCTGACAGCCGGCATCCGTCCGTCGCCGTCATTGTCTTGTGCTTCATCCTCGCACTGATCGGATCGCTTCCGCTCCTGTCGCGTTATCACTTCGACGAAGGCTGGTACACCAACGCCGCCATCGAAATGGTCCGCACGGGTGACTACCTCACTCCCAAATACGCGGACGGGACGGTTCGCTTCCGTAAACCGATCCTGACCTATTGGGTCCTCGTCGCGAGCTACCTTTCGCTCGGCATCAGTCTGTTCGCTTCCCGATTGCCCTTTCTCCTCGCCGGCGCCTGCACCCTGTGGGTAACCTATCTGCTCGCGCGCTCCGCCACGCATGACCGTACGACCGGCATCTTAGCTGCGGCAATCTTGGCCTCCAACATTCAGTTCATGGAATCGGCTTCGAAATCGACGCCGGACATACTCCAATGCCTATTCATCACCACAAGCCTGTGGGGCGCGGTGGAACTGTTGCTGAACGGTCGCAACGAATCCCGCTGGCACGCGCTGCTCTATGTGGGGGCAGGCCTGGCAATCGCGACGAAGGGGCTCCTCCCGCTGCTGCTCTTGCCCTTCTTATGGGGCATGGCCCGCTTCGCTCCATCATCCGGTCACGATTCCAGCGGCCTGATCCACCGCGGATGGATGCTGGCCGGCATCGCCGTTGCCTGCTCCTGGTTTCTCGGCGTGCTACTGCTTCGCGGGCCCCAAGCGATTTCGACGATGTTCGACGATCAGATCGGCGAACGGCTCGAAGGCGCCCAGACCTTCCTATTCACGAACCTGCTGCTCTACAGCCTGACTCCGCTCAGGTTCTTCGCCCCCTGGCTGGTGGTGCTCGGGGCCGTCGCCGTGACGCAGCGCGATCTGCTTCGCTCCTATCTCGACCAACACCGACGCCTGATCTGGTTCGTGCTTGGCTGGCTTGGGCTCAGCATTCTGGTGTTCTCACTCGGCAATCTAATGCGCAGCCGCTATCTTCTTCCCACTTATCCGCTCCTGGCCCTCCTGCTGGCCGATCTGCTGCGGCAATTCACACGGGAAGAATTCGCCGCCTACCGCGCAGCTCGTCTGGTGCAGTGGCTTTTAGCCGGCAGCTTCGTGGTCGGGGGGCTGCTGACAGTCCTCGGCGCAAGGATGGACCATCGCATCATCTTCGGCGGCTCAATGGTCGTCGCCCTCTCTTCCATTCTGCATGTCCTCACGTTCCGCCGCCGAAGCCTTCCGGTCCTGCTCACCCTCAGCCTCACGATCATGGCTGGTTTCGCCACGCTCGAACAATTCCTCAAGCCGGTTGTGGTCACCTCTCCGGCAGACGAAATCACCCGCCGGCTACTCCAGCTTTCGCCTGTACCTGACAGCATTGCCGCCGTCGGACTGCGTCCCTCGGTCGCCAATCAGATTAGGCTGCTCAGCGGCGGGAAAATCATGCTGCAAGAATTTCGGGAGGAAGCGGACGAGACAACGCTCCATCAGTTTCCGTTCATGCTTGGATCGCGCGCCCTTCATCAAGCCTTTGTCGGTTTACCTGGTTACGAAATCGAGGAATGTGGTGTGACCTACCCACCCCTCGGATTCAGCGACTTATGGACCCTGCTCGCAACGGGCAAACCTCGAGAGGGATTGGAGAAGAAGGGGAAACCGTACTACCTGATCCAAAGACACGCGGCAGAATCCAAATGA
- a CDS encoding metallopeptidase family protein yields the protein MSPRKRALTISESEFQDLVRQALDGLPEEYAKLIVDVAVVVEEEPTPEVLADLDMDENDDLLGLYQGQSIDKDSFFGPAGNLPARISIYRGPILRLCRTRREVVQEVRDTVVHEIGHHFGLTDDDMPY from the coding sequence ATGTCTCCCCGAAAGCGCGCATTGACGATAAGCGAATCGGAGTTCCAGGACCTGGTGCGGCAGGCACTGGATGGGCTTCCGGAGGAATACGCCAAGTTGATTGTCGATGTCGCGGTGGTTGTGGAGGAAGAACCGACACCGGAGGTCCTAGCCGACCTCGATATGGACGAGAACGACGACCTGCTCGGCCTCTACCAAGGGCAATCCATCGACAAGGACTCCTTCTTCGGTCCCGCCGGCAACCTGCCAGCCAGAATTTCCATTTATCGCGGACCGATTCTCAGGCTGTGTCGAACCAGGCGAGAAGTGGTGCAGGAAGTGCGCGACACCGTCGTGCATGAGATCGGACATCATTTCGGACTCACCGACGACGATATGCCCTACTAG
- a CDS encoding endonuclease III: MEPGEIHPALRIVTRDITQWQEPVVGVVARRSDRDPFLVLISCLLSLRTKDKTTAEASDRLFALAATPAAMRELSLPAIEKAIYPVGFYRTKAKQIQRICTQLLEEFGGVVPDTIEQLITLPGVGRKTANLVVTVGYQKPGICVDIHVHRICNRWGYVKTKTPEETEQALRAKLPPRYWITFNDLLVPYGQNLCQPVSPFCSRCRIVKYCDRVGVTKSR, from the coding sequence CATCCTGCGCTTCGCATCGTCACCCGCGACATCACCCAATGGCAGGAACCTGTCGTCGGGGTCGTGGCCAGGAGGTCGGACCGTGATCCCTTCCTGGTGCTGATCTCCTGCCTGCTCAGTCTCCGAACCAAAGACAAAACGACTGCCGAGGCGAGTGATCGGTTGTTCGCGCTTGCCGCGACTCCTGCCGCAATGCGGGAGTTGTCATTGCCCGCCATCGAGAAGGCCATCTACCCGGTCGGATTTTACCGAACCAAGGCGAAACAGATTCAGAGAATCTGCACCCAGCTGCTCGAGGAGTTCGGGGGGGTAGTGCCCGATACGATCGAGCAACTCATCACACTTCCCGGCGTTGGCCGGAAGACCGCTAATCTCGTTGTAACGGTGGGGTATCAAAAACCCGGTATTTGCGTGGATATTCACGTGCACCGGATTTGCAACCGTTGGGGGTATGTAAAGACCAAGACGCCTGAGGAGACCGAACAGGCCTTGCGTGCCAAGTTACCGCCCCGGTACTGGATTACCTTCAACGACTTGCTCGTTCCTTACGGGCAAAACCTCTGCCAACCCGTCTCCCCCTTTTGCAGCCGCTGTCGGATCGTGAAGTATTGCGATCGGGTCGGTGTCACGAAAAGTCGCTAG
- the polA gene encoding DNA polymerase I, protein MATLYLIDGSAYIYRAFFALPPLSNSKGLQTNAVYGFTVMLQKILREHHPDFVTVAFDERGPTLRHEEFKEYKAHRPPMPDGMSAQIPLIHRVVEAMAVPIVKQAGFEADDLIGTLARKAEAAGIDVVIVTSDKDMFQLLTPRTRIYDPVKEKWFAEADSLIRFGVEPARVVEIMGLMGDTSDNIPGVKGIGEKTAVKLITQFGTIEQLLARLDEVTPARIKQLLVDQGEQARMSKRLATIQLDCPVEFVPDQLKAASPHADALLALFRELEFTTLAKAVQSTQPVVEQAAVVVRRIDDAKAATAFAHRLREGGVVGVQGMLTGEPAVRAQFQGLALSGGPGETVFVQGEPDAWPDSIKDSLHGDRWRKAAHDLKPLLLACLRQSFEVGSNWFDTMIADYLLNPNRRDHTIEVVALEASGRRIGADQPDQKAHAPQSLFDVDEGLMHRAGESALAVAEAVPALTERLKEQGSLSLFEQVEMPLVPVLADIERNGFLLDVEGLQGLSKELDRELTVMMGSIHHLAGGEFNIGSPKQLATVLFEKLGLKPLRKTKTGYSTDEDTLTQLAAQHDLPAQILNYRTLTKLKSTYVDALPQLVNPETGRLHTSLNQTVAATGRLSSTDPNLQNIPVKGEYGLRIREAFIAPKGHTLLCADYSQIEPRILAHLSQDPRLLQIFEQGEDIHMATAVEIFRLSRDQITREMRRAAKGVVFGIVYGISPFGLAGNIGVSQAEAKKYIETYFERYPGVRALMDKNIADGKSKGYTTTILGRRRPIPELQSGDQTQRGFGERMAVNSPIQGSAADLIKVAMINVHRRLKAELPTTKMILQVHDELIFETPARELEQAKVLVKQEMEATGSKLGISVPLKVDVGVGRNWRVAHP, encoded by the coding sequence ATGGCGACACTCTACTTGATCGACGGCAGCGCTTACATCTATCGAGCCTTCTTCGCGCTCCCGCCGCTGTCCAATTCCAAGGGGCTCCAGACCAACGCCGTTTACGGCTTCACGGTCATGTTGCAGAAGATTCTGCGCGAACATCATCCGGATTTTGTGACCGTGGCATTCGATGAACGGGGACCGACGCTGCGGCATGAAGAGTTCAAGGAATACAAGGCGCATCGACCGCCCATGCCGGACGGGATGAGCGCTCAGATTCCTCTGATTCATCGCGTCGTCGAGGCCATGGCGGTTCCGATCGTAAAACAGGCCGGGTTTGAGGCCGATGACCTGATCGGAACGTTGGCGCGAAAGGCCGAAGCGGCCGGCATCGACGTGGTCATCGTGACCAGCGACAAGGACATGTTCCAACTGCTGACGCCCCGCACCCGTATCTATGACCCCGTCAAAGAGAAATGGTTTGCGGAGGCCGACTCGTTGATCCGTTTCGGCGTGGAACCGGCGCGCGTGGTCGAAATCATGGGGTTGATGGGGGACACCAGCGACAACATTCCCGGCGTAAAGGGCATCGGGGAAAAAACCGCGGTGAAGTTGATCACGCAGTTCGGCACGATCGAGCAATTGCTGGCGCGTCTCGACGAGGTAACCCCCGCACGCATCAAGCAGCTCTTAGTCGATCAGGGCGAGCAGGCGCGGATGAGCAAGCGGTTGGCGACGATTCAGCTGGATTGTCCGGTGGAGTTTGTCCCTGACCAACTCAAGGCAGCTTCGCCCCATGCTGACGCGTTGCTGGCGTTGTTCCGTGAATTGGAATTCACTACCCTTGCCAAGGCCGTTCAGTCGACACAACCGGTGGTGGAGCAGGCCGCGGTGGTCGTGCGCCGGATCGATGACGCGAAGGCGGCGACGGCGTTCGCTCATCGCCTGCGGGAGGGGGGGGTGGTCGGTGTCCAGGGTATGCTGACCGGGGAACCCGCTGTGCGTGCGCAGTTCCAGGGATTGGCGCTGTCTGGGGGGCCAGGCGAAACCGTCTTTGTTCAGGGCGAACCGGACGCCTGGCCGGATTCGATCAAGGATTCACTGCACGGCGATCGATGGCGGAAGGCGGCCCATGATCTCAAGCCGTTGCTGTTGGCTTGCCTGCGGCAGAGTTTCGAGGTCGGCTCCAACTGGTTCGACACGATGATTGCGGACTATCTCTTGAATCCGAACCGGCGGGACCACACGATTGAGGTGGTGGCGCTCGAGGCGAGCGGTAGGCGGATCGGGGCGGACCAACCGGATCAAAAGGCGCACGCGCCGCAGTCGTTGTTCGACGTGGATGAAGGGTTGATGCATCGGGCGGGCGAATCCGCGCTGGCGGTGGCCGAAGCGGTTCCGGCGCTCACAGAGCGTCTCAAGGAACAAGGCAGCCTGTCGCTGTTCGAGCAGGTGGAGATGCCGCTGGTTCCCGTGCTGGCCGACATCGAACGGAACGGGTTCCTGCTCGACGTTGAGGGGCTGCAGGGGTTGAGCAAGGAGCTGGACCGCGAACTGACCGTGATGATGGGGAGCATTCATCATCTGGCCGGGGGAGAGTTCAACATCGGGTCGCCGAAGCAGTTGGCGACGGTTCTGTTCGAGAAGCTGGGGCTCAAACCGTTGCGGAAGACAAAGACCGGCTACTCCACCGACGAAGACACGCTCACCCAACTGGCTGCGCAGCATGATCTGCCGGCCCAGATCCTCAACTATCGGACGCTGACGAAGCTGAAATCCACCTACGTGGACGCCTTGCCGCAATTGGTGAATCCTGAGACGGGTCGGCTCCATACGTCGCTGAATCAAACGGTTGCGGCGACCGGTCGGTTGTCCTCCACCGATCCCAATCTGCAAAACATTCCCGTAAAGGGCGAGTATGGACTGCGCATTCGGGAAGCGTTCATCGCTCCGAAGGGGCACACCCTGCTCTGTGCCGACTATAGCCAAATCGAGCCGCGCATCCTGGCGCATCTTTCCCAAGACCCGCGCCTGTTGCAGATCTTCGAACAGGGCGAGGATATTCACATGGCCACGGCCGTGGAGATTTTCCGGCTCTCGCGCGATCAGATCACGCGGGAGATGCGGCGGGCGGCCAAGGGCGTCGTGTTCGGCATCGTATACGGGATCAGCCCGTTTGGGCTTGCCGGCAACATCGGTGTGTCCCAAGCCGAAGCCAAGAAGTACATTGAGACTTATTTCGAACGCTACCCCGGCGTGCGGGCCTTGATGGACAAGAACATCGCCGACGGGAAGTCCAAGGGCTACACGACGACGATCCTCGGCCGCCGACGCCCCATTCCCGAGCTGCAGAGCGGCGACCAGACACAACGTGGATTCGGTGAGCGCATGGCGGTGAACAGTCCGATCCAGGGCTCGGCCGCCGACCTCATCAAGGTGGCGATGATCAATGTGCACCGGCGTCTGAAGGCGGAACTTCCAACCACAAAAATGATTCTCCAAGTGCACGACGAATTAATCTTCGAAACACCTGCGCGTGAGCTGGAGCAGGCGAAGGTGCTGGTGAAACAGGAGATGGAGGCCACCGGCTCAAAGCTCGGAATTTCGGTGCCGTTAAAAGTGGATGTTGGAGTGGGGCGTAATTGGCGAGTCGCCCATCCATAG